The DNA window AGCGCCGTTCTGCTGGACGAGTTTCACGAGCGCCACCTCGCCGGTGACGTGGCCCTCGCGCTGCTCCAGCGCCTCCTCGGAGGGGCCCGTCCCGATCTCAAGGTGGTCGTGATGTCGGCTACGCTCGATGCGGGACCCATCGCTGCGTTCCTGGGGGGCAGCGCGCCCGTGCCCATCCTGCGCGCCGAGGGGCGCATGTTCGAGGTGACCATCGAACACCTGCCTCGCCCCGACGAGCGCCCTCTGGAAAGCCAGATCGCCTCGGCAGTCCGGCAGCTCCTCCAGGACGGGCTCGAGGGTGACGTGCTCGTCTTTCTGCCAGGAGCCGCCGAGATCCGGCGAGCGATGGAGGCTTGCGGCAACCTCGCTCGCAGCGCCGATCTGCTTCTGGTCCCTTTGCACGGCACGCTCGGCCCGGCCGAGCAAGACCGCGCCGTCCGTCCTGCCGATCGGCGCAAGATCATCTTCTCGACCAACGTCGCGGAGACCTCCGTCACCATCGACGGTGTCACCGCCGTCATCGACAGCGGGCTGGCCCGCGTGGCGGCCCACTCGCCCTGGTCCGGCCTGCCCACGCTGCGCCTCGCGCCCGTCTCCAAGGCCTCGGCCACCCAGCGGGCCGGGCGCGCCGGTCGCACCCGCCCCGGGCGCTGCTTGCGCCTCTACACCCGCACCGACTTCGCTGGGCGACCGGATCACGACGCGCCCGAGGTGCGGCGCGCCGATCTCGCCGAGGCGGTCCTCGATCTCCACGCCGCAGGCGTCGACGATCTCTCCCGCTTCGGCTGGCTGGAGGCGCCACCTCCCGCAGCGGTCATCGCGGCCGAGGACCTCCTCGTCCGGCTCGGCGCGCTGGTGCGGACCCCAGCGGCTGCTTCCTCCGATCCCGCGAGCCAGCGCCGCCTCCAGGTCACCGCCACTGGCCGGCGCATGCTCCACTTCCCGACCCATCCCCGCCTCTCGCGGATGATCCTCGAAGCCGAGCGCCGCGGTGTCGCGGCCGACGGCTGCGCCCTCGCAGCGCTCGCCGGGGAGCGCGAGATCCAGACGTCGTCCGGTCGCCGCACCGACGCTCGCGGCAGCTCGGATCTCATCGCCGCCCTCGACCGCCTCGACGAAGCCGCTGCAGCCCGCTTCGATCACGATCGCCTCCGCTGGATGGGTGTCGACCCCCTCCGCGCCACGGCCGTCGACCGCACCCGCAAGCAGCTCGCCCGCATGGCCGACCGACGCGCAGCCGCCCCCGGCTCTCCCGAGGCGCACGAAGAGGCCCTCCTCATCGCCATCCTTGCCGGCTTCCCCGATCGCGTGGGCCGCCTGCGCCGTCCCCAGAACGCCACCGGCCGCGCCGGTCGCGAGGTGGTGCTCGCCGCTGGCGGCACCGCCGTGCTCGCCGAGAGCAGCGTGGTCGACGGCGTCGAACTCGTCGTCGCCGTCGACGTCGAAGAGCGCAGCG is part of the Chondromyces crocatus genome and encodes:
- the hrpB gene encoding ATP-dependent helicase HrpB, with the protein product MLALPIDPLLPELCSRLRASSAVVLEAPPGAGKTTRVPRALLDEGFAAQGEILVLEPRRIAARLSARRVAEELGEEVGRRVGYTMRFEEAAGPETRIRFITEGVLTRRLLADPTLRGVSAVLLDEFHERHLAGDVALALLQRLLGGARPDLKVVVMSATLDAGPIAAFLGGSAPVPILRAEGRMFEVTIEHLPRPDERPLESQIASAVRQLLQDGLEGDVLVFLPGAAEIRRAMEACGNLARSADLLLVPLHGTLGPAEQDRAVRPADRRKIIFSTNVAETSVTIDGVTAVIDSGLARVAAHSPWSGLPTLRLAPVSKASATQRAGRAGRTRPGRCLRLYTRTDFAGRPDHDAPEVRRADLAEAVLDLHAAGVDDLSRFGWLEAPPPAAVIAAEDLLVRLGALVRTPAAASSDPASQRRLQVTATGRRMLHFPTHPRLSRMILEAERRGVAADGCALAALAGEREIQTSSGRRTDARGSSDLIAALDRLDEAAAARFDHDRLRWMGVDPLRATAVDRTRKQLARMADRRAAAPGSPEAHEEALLIAILAGFPDRVGRLRRPQNATGRAGREVVLAAGGTAVLAESSVVDGVELVVAVDVEERSEGGRARAVVRSASAIQADWLLDLFTDAIVDTAEAVWVESAERVEVLRRLSYDGLVLEESRMAAADGTPLAATAESALATRAKLRGWRTFTKGDDLDRWLARVAFARSSCPELALPALGDTELDATLEDLCVGRRSFAELREADFATAVRATLDPATRRLLEEVAPETITLPGGRRAKLEYPPGAPPSLASRLQDFFGMADGPVVARGRVPVVLHLCAPNQRPVQVTTDLRGFWARHYPAVAKELRRKYPRHAWPDDPLTARPPTGGRPR